The following coding sequences are from one Rathayibacter sp. VKM Ac-2760 window:
- a CDS encoding ABC transporter substrate-binding protein — protein sequence MRSQKSRILIGAAAVGASALFLTACSAGGSGASSDPDAPFEVTMATLTGTPSFDPAATQNGPAYNYVAAAYETLTTPEVDGSLSPGIATAWEYTSETALTMDLRTDVVFEDGTALDAALVAANIERYRVTPGTYQARMNSIDTVTVVDEDTVELALNTPDLSLPQAFSLSVGMMVSQEAIDDPTVMLTDTYGSGPWVLDSYVDGSAYDYVKNPEYSGPLDVAIDDLTITVITDLTAGLNALLAGDVDIASAQWTQRETAEQQGFAGIGAETNIGGLFLMDREGEVVPALGDVRVRQAINHAMDREALGTALWSDYQRPTDQVFGSDTAAYLEELDEYYEYDPELAKDLLAEAGYPDGFDLPILSRATFGDNARLEATLPYLQEIGINATLVDRTNDYFDAMANREFAAAQGQQNGGTDAYVTTANLLRENSQLNPFGVTDPELDALMADASSELDTEAAVAKWQAVSTWVVENAWFSPIAFYQTHTIYNDEKLAGVELPAGFTVALPQTLVPAE from the coding sequence ATGCGTTCTCAGAAGTCCCGCATCCTCATCGGTGCCGCCGCCGTCGGCGCCTCGGCCCTGTTCCTCACCGCGTGCAGCGCCGGTGGGTCCGGCGCGAGCAGCGACCCCGACGCCCCGTTCGAGGTCACCATGGCGACCCTCACGGGCACCCCGTCCTTCGACCCCGCCGCGACGCAGAACGGCCCTGCCTACAACTACGTCGCCGCCGCCTACGAGACGCTGACCACCCCCGAGGTCGACGGCTCGCTGTCGCCGGGGATCGCCACCGCGTGGGAGTACACCTCGGAGACGGCGCTCACGATGGACCTGCGCACCGACGTCGTGTTCGAGGACGGCACCGCTCTCGACGCCGCCCTGGTCGCCGCGAACATCGAGCGGTACCGGGTCACTCCGGGCACCTATCAGGCCCGCATGAACTCGATCGACACGGTCACCGTCGTCGACGAGGACACCGTGGAGCTCGCCCTGAACACCCCCGACCTCTCTCTGCCCCAGGCGTTCTCGCTGAGCGTCGGAATGATGGTCAGCCAGGAAGCGATCGACGATCCGACCGTCATGCTCACCGACACCTACGGATCCGGGCCCTGGGTGCTCGACAGCTACGTCGACGGCAGCGCCTACGACTACGTCAAGAACCCCGAGTACAGCGGGCCGCTCGACGTCGCCATCGACGACCTCACCATCACGGTCATCACCGATCTGACCGCCGGCCTGAACGCGCTTCTCGCCGGAGACGTCGACATCGCCTCCGCGCAGTGGACCCAGCGCGAGACGGCCGAGCAGCAGGGGTTCGCGGGCATCGGCGCCGAGACCAACATCGGCGGCCTGTTCCTGATGGACCGCGAGGGAGAGGTCGTCCCCGCCCTGGGCGATGTGCGGGTGCGCCAGGCGATCAACCACGCGATGGACCGCGAAGCCCTCGGCACCGCGCTCTGGAGCGACTACCAGCGCCCCACCGACCAGGTCTTCGGCAGCGACACCGCCGCCTACCTCGAGGAGCTCGACGAGTACTACGAGTACGACCCCGAGCTCGCGAAGGACCTCCTGGCCGAAGCCGGATATCCGGATGGCTTCGACCTGCCGATCCTGTCCCGCGCCACCTTCGGTGACAACGCGCGACTCGAGGCGACGCTGCCGTACCTGCAGGAGATCGGAATCAACGCGACCCTCGTCGACCGCACCAACGACTACTTCGACGCCATGGCGAACCGCGAGTTCGCGGCGGCCCAGGGTCAGCAGAACGGCGGTACCGACGCGTACGTCACCACGGCCAACCTGCTGCGGGAGAACTCGCAGCTGAACCCCTTCGGTGTCACCGACCCCGAGCTGGACGCCCTGATGGCGGACGCCTCGTCCGAACTCGACACCGAGGCCGCGGTCGCCAAGTGGCAGGCCGTGTCGACCTGGGTGGTCGAGAACGCCTGGTTCTCGCCGATCGCCTTCTACCAGACGCACACCATCTACAACGACGAGAAGCTCGCCGGCGTCGAGCTCCCCGCAGGCTTCACGGTCGCGCTGCCGCAGACTCTCGTGCCCGCCGAGTGA
- a CDS encoding NAD(P)-dependent alcohol dehydrogenase, with the protein MVHATAAVVVAHGAPFTFDSIEVPEPRADEVRVRIHAVGICHTDLAVAGGHRDVPVPVVLGHEGAGVVESVGSAVTRVAVGQRVALSFASCGRCSACETGRPALCASLLALNFGGRRADGSTTLRAGDGSVLHGSFFGQSSFATLALVAERSVVPIPDDMPFELAAPLGCGIQTGAGAVWRSLDVSPGDTVIVSGAGAVGLAAVIAARIRGAANIVAVDGMPSRLQAALAVGATHVVNGATEDLREVIRVIAPDGADAAVDTTAAPPVIERTLEALRRGGTLALVASGRGADAVRLGLLVGKRVIGVLEGDSVPSQAIPQLAALYRSGAFPLEALVRTYPFADIDRAVAEMKSGEAIKPVLLMPCSC; encoded by the coding sequence GTGGTTCACGCAACCGCCGCAGTCGTCGTCGCCCACGGGGCGCCGTTCACGTTCGATTCCATCGAGGTACCCGAGCCTCGGGCCGACGAGGTGCGCGTGCGCATCCACGCCGTCGGCATCTGCCACACCGACCTCGCGGTCGCGGGTGGGCACCGCGATGTGCCGGTACCCGTCGTGCTCGGCCACGAAGGCGCCGGCGTCGTGGAGAGCGTCGGGTCCGCCGTCACGCGCGTAGCGGTCGGGCAGCGCGTAGCCCTGTCCTTCGCCTCCTGCGGGCGCTGCAGCGCGTGTGAGACGGGCCGTCCCGCGCTGTGCGCGTCGCTCCTCGCGCTCAACTTCGGCGGCCGGCGTGCGGACGGCTCCACCACCCTGCGCGCGGGCGACGGCTCCGTGCTGCACGGATCCTTCTTCGGCCAGTCGTCCTTCGCCACTCTCGCCCTCGTCGCCGAGAGGTCTGTCGTCCCGATTCCCGACGACATGCCCTTCGAACTGGCGGCCCCGCTGGGCTGTGGCATCCAGACCGGAGCCGGCGCGGTCTGGCGCAGCCTCGACGTCTCGCCGGGAGACACCGTGATCGTCAGCGGAGCAGGTGCGGTCGGGCTCGCCGCCGTCATCGCCGCCCGCATCAGGGGGGCGGCGAACATCGTCGCCGTCGACGGGATGCCCTCGCGATTGCAGGCAGCGCTCGCCGTCGGCGCGACCCACGTGGTGAACGGCGCCACAGAGGACCTTCGCGAGGTCATCCGCGTCATCGCCCCCGACGGAGCGGATGCTGCTGTCGATACGACCGCCGCCCCGCCCGTGATCGAGCGCACCCTCGAAGCGCTGCGGAGGGGTGGCACCCTTGCGCTCGTCGCGAGCGGCCGGGGCGCCGACGCGGTGCGGCTCGGTCTCCTCGTCGGCAAGCGCGTCATCGGCGTGCTCGAGGGTGACTCGGTGCCGTCGCAGGCGATCCCGCAGCTCGCTGCGCTGTACCGCTCGGGAGCCTTCCCCCTCGAGGCTCTCGTCCGCACGTACCCCTTCGCCGACATCGACCGCGCCGTCGCCGAGATGAAGAGCGGCGAGGCGATCAAGCCGGTGCTGCTGATGCCCTGCAGCTGCTAG
- a CDS encoding putative Ig domain-containing protein — protein MRTAPLPTTADIPPSRAPRRLAAVLTAVTTTVALLLTGIGPAVAAETPPTAPAGGIAIWGWNYYGQKNVPADVGGLVAVSGGGFHSVGLRDDGTVVSWGNDGSGQTAVPGDLKPVIAVGAGWIHSLAVQNDGTVVTWGGQGSGEIVPPAGLTAVVAVSGGEQFSLALQKGGTVVGWGRDATTSNAVPAGLTGVTAIATGFDHSLALKDDGTVVAWGTGPQVTEIPAGLSGVVGISAGWYHSLAVKSDGTVVAWGSDEYGQTDVPANLTDVVAVSGGARHSLALRKDESIVGWGSNEDGQLDQPIGVVGARPTAVVAGGYHSMALGPRPALTADAPPTTTEVGSPYSYTFAADSASATFSLASGSLPPGLTLDQSGELSGAATEPGDSAFTVAARTSFGSTRGAEHTIRVAATAVAPTLSGDAPDGTVGTAYDVGYTITGTPAPTATVLSGSLPPGLSLSPSGRLTGTPTAAGTSSFTVEVSSSAGSARLADSITITPAALAPSISGTVAAGMVGSAYDYTYTVTGSPTPAVSLTSGMLPPGLALESTGRLSGTPTTAGTFVFALQATNSAGSATATSTLTVSPQKVTARADLRVDLAGPTSAVKGKTYVYTLTTKNAGPSTSSSVYSKVVLPPNTQFVSATGTYTRVGNIVVFQRSSLMNGRSVTEKVTVKATATGKGTALATTFSVRTPDPSIRTNADTAATTVR, from the coding sequence ATGCGCACCGCTCCCCTCCCGACCACCGCCGACATCCCACCGTCCCGCGCTCCGCGACGACTCGCCGCCGTGCTGACCGCCGTCACCACGACGGTCGCACTGCTCCTCACCGGCATCGGACCCGCCGTCGCCGCGGAGACACCGCCGACGGCGCCCGCGGGCGGGATCGCGATCTGGGGCTGGAACTACTACGGCCAGAAGAACGTCCCCGCCGATGTGGGCGGCCTCGTCGCCGTCTCGGGAGGCGGCTTCCACAGCGTCGGCCTGCGGGACGACGGCACGGTCGTCTCCTGGGGGAACGACGGGTCGGGCCAGACCGCTGTCCCCGGCGACCTGAAGCCGGTCATCGCGGTCGGCGCGGGCTGGATCCACAGCCTCGCCGTGCAGAACGACGGCACCGTCGTCACGTGGGGCGGCCAGGGATCGGGAGAGATCGTCCCTCCCGCGGGCCTGACCGCCGTCGTCGCCGTCTCCGGCGGCGAGCAGTTCAGCCTCGCGCTGCAGAAGGGCGGCACCGTCGTGGGCTGGGGGCGGGATGCGACGACGAGCAACGCCGTCCCGGCGGGCCTCACCGGCGTCACGGCCATCGCGACCGGCTTCGATCACAGCCTCGCGCTGAAGGACGACGGCACGGTGGTCGCCTGGGGCACCGGACCGCAGGTCACGGAAATCCCGGCCGGCCTCAGCGGCGTGGTCGGCATCTCGGCCGGCTGGTACCACAGTCTCGCCGTGAAGAGCGACGGGACCGTCGTCGCGTGGGGGTCGGACGAGTACGGGCAGACCGACGTCCCGGCGAACCTGACGGACGTCGTCGCGGTGTCCGGCGGCGCGCGACACAGCCTCGCCCTCCGGAAGGACGAAAGCATCGTCGGCTGGGGCAGCAACGAGGACGGGCAGCTCGATCAGCCGATCGGCGTCGTCGGCGCCCGCCCCACCGCGGTCGTCGCCGGCGGCTACCACAGCATGGCGCTCGGCCCCCGACCGGCCCTCACGGCGGACGCTCCCCCGACGACCACGGAGGTCGGGTCCCCCTACTCGTACACGTTCGCGGCGGACTCCGCCTCCGCCACCTTCTCCCTCGCCTCCGGCAGCCTCCCGCCCGGCCTGACCCTCGATCAGTCGGGCGAGCTGTCGGGCGCGGCGACCGAGCCGGGCGACTCCGCCTTCACGGTCGCGGCGAGGACGAGCTTCGGCAGCACCCGCGGCGCCGAGCACACGATCCGCGTCGCCGCGACCGCAGTGGCACCGACGCTCTCGGGAGACGCACCCGACGGCACGGTCGGAACCGCCTACGACGTCGGCTACACGATCACCGGCACGCCGGCGCCGACCGCCACCGTGCTGTCCGGCAGCCTCCCGCCCGGCCTGTCCCTCAGCCCGAGCGGTCGCCTCACCGGCACCCCGACGGCCGCGGGGACGTCCTCGTTCACCGTCGAGGTCTCGAGCAGCGCGGGGTCCGCGCGGCTCGCCGACTCCATCACGATCACGCCGGCGGCACTCGCACCGAGCATCTCGGGAACGGTCGCGGCCGGCATGGTCGGCTCGGCGTACGACTACACGTACACGGTCACCGGCTCCCCCACCCCGGCGGTGTCGCTGACGTCCGGGATGCTTCCGCCCGGACTCGCCCTCGAGTCGACCGGCCGCCTCTCCGGCACGCCCACCACGGCGGGCACCTTCGTGTTCGCCCTCCAGGCGACCAACTCCGCCGGCAGCGCGACGGCGACCAGCACGCTGACCGTGTCCCCGCAGAAGGTGACCGCGCGAGCCGATCTGCGCGTCGACCTCGCCGGGCCGACGTCCGCGGTCAAGGGGAAGACCTACGTCTACACCCTCACCACGAAGAACGCCGGACCGTCCACCTCGAGCAGCGTCTACTCGAAGGTCGTCCTCCCGCCGAACACGCAGTTCGTGTCCGCCACCGGCACGTACACCCGAGTCGGGAACATCGTCGTCTTCCAGCGCTCGAGCCTCATGAACGGCCGGAGCGTCACCGAGAAGGTCACGGTCAAGGCGACCGCCACCGGGAAGGGCACCGCGCTCGCGACGACGTTCTCGGTCAGGACTCCTGATCCGTCGATCCGCACCAACGCCGACACGGCAGCCACCACCGTGCGCTGA
- a CDS encoding MFS transporter: MVLDAPRSAPAGTAPRRLRDAWIALTGLSAVFLFEMLDNSILNVALPTLGRDLHASTAGLQWVTGAYSVAFGGLMLVFGAVADRFGRRRVMLAGLALLAVASLATAAVTTTEQLVAVRVVMGIAAAMTTPGSLALAFRLFDSDDLRVRAITVVSTAGLVGLAVGPTAGGLVLAIAPWQVLLLANAPIALLALVGIRLGIAPDVRADLHRVPIDVAGALLGTATITAALVAPTLFAAGLPESWVPWAVSAAAVLAAIGFVIRQRTARHPMLDLRLVALPLVSSGLAYKAAAGLAVSGLSYLVTLQLQLAWGWPPALAAVGLLPQVVVLLAGGRLVGPFVQRVGLDRAALMSATAVVVGLAVFGLLGRYGYPWVLVALVLVAAGMRVVGVVAGTNVLRGLPAERTSTGAALVDTASELATAVGLTAAGTILTALVAGAITRTGWTAPELLRFQDAVTVAALTLALGAAALVAVGALRSRTTSTLMTGERAAAPSSGHDR; encoded by the coding sequence ATGGTGCTCGACGCCCCCCGATCCGCCCCGGCAGGAACGGCTCCCCGCCGCCTGCGCGACGCGTGGATCGCCCTCACCGGCCTGTCGGCCGTGTTCCTGTTCGAGATGCTCGACAACTCGATCCTGAACGTCGCCCTGCCCACCCTCGGCCGGGACCTGCACGCGTCGACCGCGGGGCTGCAGTGGGTCACGGGCGCGTACTCCGTCGCGTTCGGCGGTCTCATGCTGGTGTTCGGAGCGGTCGCCGATCGGTTCGGGCGCCGACGGGTGATGCTCGCGGGCCTGGCCCTGCTCGCCGTCGCGAGCCTCGCCACCGCGGCCGTGACGACCACGGAGCAGCTCGTCGCCGTCCGGGTCGTGATGGGGATCGCGGCGGCGATGACCACGCCCGGATCCCTGGCGCTCGCCTTCCGCCTGTTCGACAGCGATGATCTGCGGGTCCGGGCGATCACCGTCGTCTCGACCGCCGGGCTCGTCGGCCTCGCCGTCGGCCCCACCGCCGGAGGGCTCGTGCTGGCGATCGCGCCGTGGCAGGTGCTCCTGCTCGCGAACGCGCCGATCGCGCTGCTCGCGCTGGTCGGCATCCGCCTCGGGATCGCGCCCGATGTCCGGGCCGACCTGCACCGAGTGCCGATCGACGTCGCCGGCGCACTGCTCGGGACGGCGACGATCACGGCCGCCCTCGTCGCGCCGACGCTCTTCGCGGCCGGCCTGCCCGAGTCGTGGGTGCCGTGGGCGGTGTCGGCGGCCGCCGTCCTCGCGGCGATCGGCTTCGTGATCCGTCAGCGCACCGCCCGGCATCCGATGCTGGACCTGCGCCTGGTGGCGCTGCCGCTGGTCTCGAGCGGGCTCGCGTACAAGGCCGCCGCGGGTCTCGCCGTCTCGGGGCTGTCCTACCTGGTCACGCTGCAGCTCCAGCTCGCGTGGGGCTGGCCCCCGGCTCTCGCCGCCGTCGGCCTGCTCCCGCAGGTCGTCGTCCTCCTCGCCGGCGGGCGGCTCGTGGGCCCCTTCGTCCAGCGCGTGGGCCTCGATCGCGCGGCGCTGATGAGCGCGACCGCCGTCGTGGTCGGGCTCGCCGTGTTCGGCCTGCTCGGCCGGTACGGCTACCCGTGGGTGCTGGTCGCGCTCGTGCTCGTCGCCGCCGGGATGCGCGTGGTCGGAGTGGTGGCGGGCACGAACGTGCTCCGCGGCCTCCCGGCGGAGCGGACCTCGACGGGAGCCGCGCTCGTGGACACCGCGAGCGAGCTCGCGACCGCGGTCGGCCTCACGGCCGCGGGCACGATCCTCACCGCCCTCGTCGCGGGAGCGATCACCCGCACCGGCTGGACGGCTCCCGAGCTCCTCCGCTTCCAGGACGCCGTCACCGTCGCCGCCCTGACCCTCGCGCTCGGCGCCGCAGCGCTCGTCGCCGTCGGCGCCCTCCGTTCCCGCACCACCTCGACGCTCATGACGGGCGAGAGAGCGGCCGCGCCCTCTTCCGGACATGACCGCTAG
- a CDS encoding META domain-containing protein, translating into MSHRRHLAVLLLACAVAVGLTACTSEEKEPLPTVTSVQELDLGTYRSTSLSSTSEHEFTNPSDSLTMSIDDDGDRMYVDTPCNTIGGAFDLSDSVIAISNITTTLAVCIPPGETLDRWVERILSDPLTVTRSGTDLTFRNSWGEMVFTPDE; encoded by the coding sequence ATGTCACATCGTCGCCACCTTGCCGTGCTGCTGCTCGCCTGCGCGGTCGCCGTCGGCCTGACCGCCTGCACCTCCGAGGAGAAGGAGCCGCTCCCCACCGTGACCTCTGTCCAGGAGCTGGACCTCGGCACGTACCGCAGCACCTCCCTCTCGAGCACCTCCGAGCACGAGTTCACTAACCCAAGCGACTCCCTCACGATGTCGATCGACGACGACGGCGACCGCATGTATGTAGACACCCCTTGCAACACGATTGGCGGCGCATTCGACCTCTCCGACAGTGTCATCGCCATCAGCAACATCACGACCACGCTGGCGGTTTGCATACCGCCCGGCGAAACCCTCGACAGATGGGTTGAGAGGATTCTCAGCGACCCGCTCACCGTCACTCGATCAGGAACAGACCTGACCTTCCGCAACTCCTGGGGAGAGATGGTCTTCACGCCGGATGAGTGA
- a CDS encoding GyrI-like domain-containing protein — MIAELNRLVELIEGRLNDNLDVASLARELGTTEYHLRRMFSSLAGMPLSEYIRRRRMSVAAADVLGDGNLLSIAVRYGYGSTEAFGRAFRSVHGVSVGSVKRNGGPLRTQPQLRFRLTVEGNITMDTRITDRPAFHLIGHAIRVPLIHEGINQQIQAHIASLPAAEHARLKALSDTEPAGLLQVSADVDPDYTEGSELTYLHGVAVTGKAPMIGDLDTIEVPAGTWAVFHTEGEYPAALQEAWAATATDWFPSNPWRLRPGPSIVAVLDRAGDFSTATCELWLPVERA; from the coding sequence ATGATCGCGGAGCTCAACAGACTGGTCGAACTGATCGAAGGTCGCCTGAACGACAACCTCGACGTTGCATCCTTGGCGAGGGAACTCGGCACGACGGAGTACCACCTCCGTCGAATGTTCTCGTCACTCGCTGGGATGCCCCTGTCGGAGTACATCCGGCGTCGCCGAATGTCAGTCGCGGCAGCGGATGTCCTCGGAGACGGAAACCTGTTGAGCATCGCGGTGCGGTACGGCTACGGCTCCACCGAGGCATTCGGTCGAGCGTTCCGATCAGTGCACGGTGTCAGCGTCGGCAGCGTCAAGCGAAATGGCGGCCCCCTTCGAACGCAACCGCAGCTCAGGTTCCGCCTGACCGTAGAAGGGAACATCACCATGGACACCCGCATCACCGATCGACCGGCGTTTCACCTCATCGGCCACGCCATCCGCGTGCCCCTCATCCACGAGGGCATCAACCAGCAGATCCAAGCCCACATCGCCTCACTTCCGGCAGCAGAACACGCACGCCTCAAAGCCCTGAGCGACACCGAACCGGCCGGCCTGCTTCAGGTCAGCGCCGACGTCGACCCGGACTACACCGAGGGGAGCGAACTGACCTACCTGCACGGAGTAGCCGTCACGGGGAAGGCGCCGATGATCGGAGATCTCGACACGATCGAGGTTCCGGCCGGCACGTGGGCCGTGTTCCACACCGAGGGCGAGTATCCGGCTGCGCTGCAAGAGGCATGGGCCGCGACCGCGACCGACTGGTTCCCGTCGAACCCCTGGCGGCTCCGGCCTGGACCGTCCATCGTCGCGGTACTCGACCGCGCCGGCGACTTCAGCACGGCCACCTGCGAGCTCTGGCTCCCTGTCGAGCGCGCTTAG
- a CDS encoding nuclear transport factor 2 family protein, protein MSSPSMPHETVDAAEDRLLDAMRASDVDALGRLLAPELIFTTPEGSIISRDEDLGAHSSGTTKFESIAEISRSTLAVAGGAQTRSVVDVVVIDHGKRIEARLHYVRAWQRIAGRWMVVSGSATLAPAPNA, encoded by the coding sequence ATGTCGTCCCCGTCCATGCCCCACGAAACCGTCGATGCTGCCGAGGATCGATTGCTGGACGCGATGCGCGCAAGTGACGTCGATGCGCTTGGTCGTCTGCTCGCACCCGAGTTGATCTTCACGACACCCGAAGGCTCGATCATCAGCCGGGACGAAGATCTCGGAGCACATTCGTCGGGCACGACGAAGTTCGAGTCGATTGCTGAGATCAGTCGCAGCACGCTGGCCGTTGCCGGCGGCGCCCAGACCAGGTCCGTCGTAGACGTCGTTGTGATCGACCACGGCAAACGGATTGAGGCTCGGCTTCACTACGTCCGCGCATGGCAACGAATCGCCGGGCGCTGGATGGTCGTCTCCGGAAGCGCAACACTCGCACCCGCACCGAACGCCTGA
- a CDS encoding cupin domain-containing protein, with translation MTERPAGLSNIVDVLAIDASTLPWEELHVEQIDARLPVKPLLSDPDTGMTVQLIRYPAGFTNRWHTHSAAHGMYVLDGVLRTHQGDFGPGSWVWFPEGGWMEHGAAESDTTFLFITNKAFDIHYTEQESAPYPQS, from the coding sequence ATGACCGAACGCCCCGCAGGCCTGAGCAACATCGTCGACGTCCTCGCCATCGATGCGAGCACCCTGCCGTGGGAGGAACTGCACGTCGAGCAGATCGACGCCCGGCTCCCCGTGAAGCCCCTGCTCTCCGACCCCGACACCGGCATGACCGTCCAGCTCATCCGCTACCCGGCGGGCTTCACGAACCGCTGGCACACCCACTCCGCCGCGCACGGCATGTACGTGCTCGACGGCGTGCTACGGACCCACCAGGGCGACTTCGGCCCCGGCAGCTGGGTCTGGTTCCCCGAGGGCGGCTGGATGGAGCACGGCGCTGCCGAGTCCGACACCACCTTCCTCTTCATCACCAACAAGGCCTTCGACATCCACTACACGGAGCAGGAGTCCGCGCCCTACCCGCAGTCCTGA
- a CDS encoding VOC family protein, protein MPTTIFVNLAVSDLARSRAFFESLGYPINEGFSDENAVSVVISDTITAMLLTREFFAEFTSKTIIDATASTEVQLALSAESKDEVDSVHAKALAAGATDAGTQDHGFMYSKSFDDPDGHHWDYVWMDPEAAAGGAPEISLEEIRENTTHS, encoded by the coding sequence ATGCCCACCACGATTTTCGTCAACCTGGCCGTCAGCGATCTTGCCCGCTCCCGGGCCTTCTTCGAGTCGCTCGGGTACCCCATCAACGAGGGCTTCAGCGACGAGAACGCCGTCAGCGTGGTGATCAGTGACACGATCACCGCGATGCTGCTCACCCGGGAGTTCTTCGCCGAGTTCACCAGCAAGACGATCATCGACGCCACCGCCTCGACCGAGGTGCAGCTCGCCCTCAGCGCGGAGAGCAAGGACGAGGTCGACTCCGTTCACGCGAAGGCCCTCGCCGCGGGCGCGACGGACGCCGGCACCCAGGACCACGGCTTCATGTACTCGAAGAGCTTCGACGACCCGGACGGCCACCACTGGGACTACGTCTGGATGGACCCCGAGGCCGCCGCCGGCGGCGCACCGGAGATCAGCCTCGAGGAGATCCGAGAGAACACGACGCACAGTTGA
- a CDS encoding ABC transporter permease has protein sequence MSTVTGLRASLDLVLRRERVHASAWYALTALLLLLVAAGIASTYPTPASREELASSVNRSAGELFIIGPLFSPDAGAVELWRILGIATIFVSLASVFTTVRNTRASEENGTIEMLGSAAIGRTAPLVAVLIITAAGSVLAGVIVASGFIGTGASALGSTLAGAQIAMIGLLGAAVAALTGQIMQTSRGATGVAIAVVAAFFLLRGAGDAIGGNAYWISPFGWISAARPFAGDNAAMILPALALAALLAGLALRIAARRDLGAGVFPERSGPAVAGRSLRGPVSLALRTSRGTIIGWSSSALVVGLLIGGVASTVDTEVTLALGSSAGSGSGLVQVALYLSPLFAAILGLQVILRVRVEITSGRAEAVLSRPVARDHWLLGYACAAGLGAATVLMAFGLGIAVGNLGTSPETFGLTAVAGVVRAPAPWVFIALSALLLAVVPRAAAAISFTVVGLFQALEFAVEFRLLPEDALLTSPFALVPQGPDGAAHIWQTIILVFIAAALGLFAARAVRHVDIH, from the coding sequence GTGAGCACCGTGACGGGACTCCGCGCATCCCTCGACCTCGTCCTCCGCCGAGAACGAGTGCACGCTTCGGCCTGGTACGCCCTCACCGCGCTGCTCCTACTGCTCGTCGCCGCAGGAATCGCCTCGACCTACCCGACACCTGCAAGCCGGGAAGAACTTGCTTCCTCCGTCAATCGCAGCGCCGGCGAGTTGTTCATCATCGGCCCCCTCTTCAGCCCCGACGCTGGAGCCGTCGAACTGTGGCGAATCCTCGGCATCGCGACGATCTTCGTCAGCCTGGCATCGGTGTTCACCACCGTCCGGAACACCCGAGCGTCCGAGGAGAACGGGACCATCGAGATGTTGGGTTCGGCGGCGATCGGACGAACAGCGCCTCTCGTAGCCGTGCTCATCATCACGGCCGCTGGGTCCGTGCTTGCCGGGGTCATCGTCGCATCGGGCTTCATCGGCACCGGAGCAAGCGCGCTGGGCTCAACACTCGCCGGCGCACAGATCGCGATGATCGGACTCCTCGGAGCGGCCGTCGCCGCGCTGACCGGACAGATCATGCAGACATCTCGCGGGGCGACAGGCGTGGCGATCGCCGTCGTGGCGGCCTTCTTCCTGCTCCGAGGTGCCGGCGACGCCATCGGAGGAAACGCCTACTGGATCTCACCGTTCGGTTGGATCTCAGCCGCACGCCCCTTCGCCGGAGACAACGCGGCAATGATTCTCCCCGCGCTGGCACTCGCCGCTCTTCTCGCAGGGCTGGCCCTCCGGATCGCGGCGCGCCGAGACCTCGGCGCTGGGGTCTTCCCGGAGCGGAGCGGGCCTGCCGTGGCGGGAAGATCACTACGCGGTCCGGTGTCTCTCGCTCTGCGAACCAGCCGAGGGACGATCATCGGATGGAGCTCCAGCGCACTTGTCGTAGGGCTCCTCATCGGCGGCGTCGCGTCGACTGTCGACACCGAGGTGACGTTGGCGCTCGGAAGCAGTGCCGGCAGCGGCTCCGGGCTCGTCCAGGTGGCGCTCTACCTCTCACCGCTCTTCGCGGCGATCCTGGGCCTTCAGGTGATCTTGCGGGTCCGAGTCGAGATCACGTCGGGGCGTGCGGAAGCAGTGCTGTCCCGACCCGTAGCGCGCGACCACTGGCTGCTCGGCTACGCCTGCGCGGCAGGGCTCGGCGCGGCCACAGTCCTGATGGCGTTCGGACTGGGTATCGCTGTCGGGAACCTGGGCACGTCCCCCGAAACCTTCGGCCTGACGGCCGTCGCGGGTGTTGTGCGGGCTCCGGCACCGTGGGTGTTCATCGCATTGAGCGCGCTTCTCCTGGCAGTCGTGCCGCGCGCCGCGGCGGCGATCTCGTTCACAGTCGTCGGACTGTTCCAAGCGCTCGAGTTCGCTGTCGAGTTCCGCCTGCTGCCCGAGGACGCGCTCCTCACTTCACCATTCGCGTTGGTCCCGCAGGGGCCCGATGGTGCGGCGCACATCTGGCAGACGATCATTCTTGTCTTCATCGCCGCCGCTCTGGGCCTGTTCGCGGCGCGAGCTGTGCGTCACGTCGACATCCACTAG